In Serratia sp. FDAARGOS_506, a genomic segment contains:
- the cspA gene encoding RNA chaperone/antiterminator CspA, whose amino-acid sequence MSNKMTGSVKWFDAGKGFGFITPADGSKDVFVHFSAIQSNDFKTLDEGQQVEFTIENGMKGPSAGNVVAL is encoded by the coding sequence ATGTCCAATAAAATGACTGGTTCGGTAAAATGGTTTGATGCAGGTAAAGGCTTTGGCTTTATCACCCCGGCAGACGGCAGCAAAGATGTATTCGTACATTTCTCTGCTATCCAGAGTAACGATTTCAAAACGCTGGATGAAGGCCAACAGGTTGAGTTCACTATCGAAAATGGCATGAAGGGTCCTTCTGCCGGCAACGTGGTCGCGTTATAA
- a CDS encoding isochorismatase family protein, whose translation MSTPANFNGQRPVIDANDAVMLLIDHQSGLFQTVADMPMTELRARAAALASIATLSKLPVITTASVPQGPNGPLIPEIHQNAPHAQYVARKGEINAWDNPDFVAAVKATGRKTLIIAGTITSVCMAFPSISAVAEGYKVFAVIDASGTYSKMAQEITLARVVQAGVVPIDTAGVASELQGSWNRADAQQWAEVYTKIFPAYQLLIESYLKAQDVVKNNELLDSQR comes from the coding sequence ATGAGCACTCCAGCCAACTTCAACGGCCAGCGTCCTGTTATTGATGCCAATGACGCGGTCATGCTCCTGATCGACCACCAGAGCGGCCTGTTCCAGACCGTCGCCGACATGCCGATGACCGAACTGCGCGCCCGCGCCGCTGCCCTGGCCAGCATCGCCACCCTCAGCAAACTGCCGGTGATCACCACCGCCTCGGTGCCACAGGGCCCGAACGGCCCGCTGATCCCGGAAATTCACCAGAATGCGCCGCACGCGCAATACGTCGCCCGTAAAGGGGAAATCAACGCCTGGGACAACCCGGACTTCGTAGCGGCGGTCAAAGCGACCGGCCGCAAAACCCTGATCATCGCCGGCACCATCACCAGCGTCTGCATGGCCTTCCCGTCCATCAGTGCGGTGGCCGAAGGCTATAAAGTGTTCGCGGTGATCGACGCCTCCGGCACTTACTCTAAAATGGCGCAGGAAATCACCCTGGCGCGCGTGGTACAGGCCGGCGTGGTGCCGATCGACACCGCCGGCGTGGCCTCCGAGCTGCAGGGCAGCTGGAACCGTGCCGACGCCCAGCAGTGGGCCGAGGTCTACACTAAAATCTTCCCGGCCTACCAGCTGCTGATCGAAAGCTACCTCAAGGCGCAGGACGTGGTGAAAAACAACGAACTGCTGGACTCGCAGCGCTGA
- a CDS encoding Qnr family pentapeptide repeat protein, which produces MSLALKGEKIARNRFTGEKIENGSFMLCDFSGADLTGTEFIGCQFYDRDSRQGGNFSRAILKDASFRSCDLSMADFRNVDALGLEIRECRAQGADFRGASFMNMITSRTWFCSAYITKSNLSYANFAKVVLEKCELWENRWHGAQVLGASFSGSDLSGGEFSGFDWRAADVTQCDLSNAELGELDLRTTDLQGVKMDSHQAAQLLERLGIAIIG; this is translated from the coding sequence ATGAGCCTGGCGCTGAAGGGTGAGAAGATCGCGCGTAACCGCTTTACCGGCGAAAAAATTGAAAACGGCAGCTTTATGCTATGTGATTTTTCGGGCGCCGATCTGACCGGCACCGAATTCATCGGCTGTCAATTTTACGATCGCGACAGCCGCCAGGGCGGTAACTTCAGCCGCGCGATCCTGAAAGACGCGAGTTTTAGAAGCTGCGATTTGTCGATGGCCGATTTCCGCAACGTTGATGCATTGGGGTTGGAGATCCGTGAATGTCGCGCGCAGGGAGCAGATTTTCGCGGCGCCAGCTTTATGAATATGATCACCAGCCGCACCTGGTTTTGCAGCGCCTATATCACCAAGAGCAACCTGAGCTACGCCAATTTTGCCAAAGTGGTGTTGGAGAAATGCGAGCTGTGGGAAAACCGTTGGCACGGCGCGCAGGTACTCGGTGCCAGCTTCAGCGGCTCGGATCTTTCCGGCGGCGAATTCTCCGGTTTCGACTGGCGTGCCGCCGATGTCACTCAGTGCGATCTGAGCAACGCGGAACTGGGCGAGTTGGATTTGCGCACCACCGATCTGCAGGGCGTTAAAATGGACAGTCACCAGGCCGCTCAACTGCTGGAGCGGCTGGGGATCGCGATTATCGGCTGA
- a CDS encoding LysE family translocator, translated as MIDMPAVLAVFTVYIVGVVIPGPNFVAVAHKAVSARRGEAFALVAGIVLVNLFWASSALLGVGMIFALFPWLALAVKVAGAGYLIWFGYRLIAHAAPGSGVIGAASGVNSSFRSAFLQGVATNIANPKSVAFYAAVFSSAAPSHVSMPTFAAMLLEVAVVASLWYGLVALVLSHAPIANAYRRSKAWIDRACGVLIISLGIRQLLSR; from the coding sequence ATGATCGATATGCCAGCCGTGCTCGCCGTCTTCACCGTGTATATTGTCGGTGTGGTGATCCCCGGCCCCAACTTTGTCGCCGTTGCACACAAAGCCGTTTCTGCGCGCCGCGGCGAGGCTTTCGCTCTGGTGGCGGGTATTGTCTTAGTCAACCTGTTCTGGGCGAGCAGTGCCCTGCTCGGCGTCGGCATGATTTTCGCCCTGTTCCCTTGGCTGGCGCTGGCGGTAAAAGTGGCCGGCGCAGGTTATTTGATTTGGTTCGGTTATCGGCTGATCGCCCATGCCGCGCCCGGCTCAGGCGTTATCGGCGCGGCGAGTGGGGTGAACTCCAGCTTCAGATCGGCATTCTTGCAGGGGGTCGCCACCAACATCGCCAACCCCAAATCCGTCGCTTTTTACGCCGCTGTGTTTTCATCTGCGGCGCCTTCCCATGTCTCCATGCCCACCTTCGCCGCCATGCTGCTGGAGGTCGCGGTAGTCGCCAGCCTGTGGTATGGCTTGGTGGCGCTGGTGCTGTCTCACGCGCCGATCGCCAACGCCTACCGACGCAGTAAGGCCTGGATCGATCGCGCCTGCGGCGTGCTGATCATCAGTCTGGGCATCAGGCAGCTCCTCAGCCGATAA
- a CDS encoding GFA family protein → MSFQGSCHCGAVTFSVDAELPTEALSCNCSICRRKGLLLSFFPISAFTLNSGEEHLSTYTFNQHKIRHQFCRICGAQPFAYGTAPDGAAMCAVNLRCVPDAALDALQIHSYDGASV, encoded by the coding sequence ATGTCATTCCAGGGAAGCTGCCACTGCGGCGCCGTCACCTTCTCCGTGGACGCCGAATTGCCCACCGAAGCCCTCAGCTGCAACTGCTCTATCTGCCGTCGCAAAGGGCTGCTGCTGTCCTTCTTTCCCATCAGCGCCTTCACGCTGAACAGCGGCGAAGAGCATCTCAGCACCTACACCTTCAATCAGCACAAGATCCGCCATCAGTTCTGTCGGATCTGCGGTGCCCAGCCCTTCGCCTACGGCACCGCGCCGGACGGCGCCGCGATGTGCGCCGTCAACTTGCGCTGCGTACCTGACGCTGCGCTCGATGCATTGCAGATCCACAGTTACGACGGCGCCAGCGTCTAA